A genome region from Anaerolineae bacterium includes the following:
- a CDS encoding type II toxin-antitoxin system PemK/MazF family toxin, which translates to MNQYKHLRLAIVVPVTAWSPYWDKNPFFVSLEPDSSNGLQKRSAIDCFQIRAISHDRFVKKIGNIPDNEINLIKKSIALILDIQPEQCE; encoded by the coding sequence TTGAATCAATACAAACATCTCAGGCTTGCCATTGTTGTGCCTGTTACTGCCTGGAGCCCATACTGGGATAAAAATCCGTTTTTTGTTTCTTTGGAACCTGATTCAAGCAACGGATTACAGAAAAGATCAGCAATTGATTGTTTCCAGATCAGGGCTATCAGCCATGATAGATTTGTGAAAAAGATCGGGAACATCCCGGATAATGAAATTAACCTTATAAAAAAGTCAATTGCCTTAATTCTGGATATTCAACCAGAACA